From Glycine max cultivar Williams 82 chromosome 11, Glycine_max_v4.0, whole genome shotgun sequence, the proteins below share one genomic window:
- the LOC100779355 gene encoding phosphoserine aminotransferase 1, chloroplastic, with protein sequence MSMATTSPHTALFQNRTNPFTLSSFKPTSIKCATQLHTQAPPLTHSQDRVFNFAAGPATLPENVLLRAQSELYNWRGSGMSVMEMSHRGKEFLSIIQKAESDLRALLQIPPEYSVLFLQGGATSQFAAVPLNLCSSPDSAVDYVVTGSWSDKAAKEAQKYSKPTVIWSGKSEKYTKIPSFHDLELNENSGYLHICANETIHGVEYKDYPVPKSGVLVADMSSNFCSKPVDVSRFGVIYAGAQKNVGPSGVTIVIIRKDLIGNAQGFTPVMFDYKIHDENNSLYNTPPCYGIYMCGLVFEDLLEQGGLGEVERKNQKKAEILYSAIDGSKGFYKCPVEKSVRSLMNVPFTLEKSELEGEFIKEAAKEKMVQLKGHRSVGGMRASIYNAMPLAGVEKLVAFMKDFQARHA encoded by the coding sequence ATGTCAATGGCAACAACATCCCCTCACACCGCCCTCTTCCAAAACCGCACCAACCCTTTCACTCTCTCCTCCTTCAAACCCACATCCATCAAATGCGCCACCCAACTCCATACCCAAGCCCCGCCCCTCACCCACTCCCAAGATCGCGTCTTCAACTTCGCCGCCGGTCCCGCCACCCTCCCGGAAAACGTCCTCCTCCGTGCCCAATCCGAGCTCTACAACTGGCGCGGATCCGGCATGAGCGTCATGGAAATGAGCCACCGCGGCAAGGAGTTTCTCTCCATAATCCAAAAAGCCGAATCGGATCTCCGCGCCCTCCTCCAGATCCCCCCTGAATACTCCGTCCTCTTCCTCCAGGGCGGCGCCACCTCCCAGTTCGCCGCCGTCCCCCTCAACCTCTGCTCCTCCCCCGACTCCGCCGTCGACTACGTCGTCACCGGCTCCTGGAGCGACAAGGCCGCCAAGGAGGCGCAGAAGTACTCCAAGCCCACCGTGATCTGGTCTGGGAAATCCGAAAAGTACACAAAGATCCCATCTTTTCACGATTTGGAGCTGAATGAGAATTCTGGGTATCTTCATATCTGTGCCAATGAGACTATTCATGGGGTGGAGTATAAAGACTACCCTGTTCCCAAGAGTGGTGTCTTGGTTGCTGATATGTCCTCTAATTTCTGCTCCAAGCCTGTGGATGTGTCAAGGTTTGGGGTTATCTATGCTGGGGCCCAGAAGAATGTGGGGCCCTCTGGTGTCACCATTGTGATAATCAGAAAGGACCTTATTGGGAATGCACAGGGTTTCACGCCTGTGATGTTTGATTACAAGATCCATGATGAAAACAATTCACTCTACAATACCCCTCCTTGTTATGGGATTTACATGTGTGGGTTGGTGTTTGAGGACTTGTTGGAGCAAGGTGGGTTGGGGGAGGTTGAGAGGAAGAATCAGAAGAAAGCTGAGATTCTCTACAGTGCAATTGATGGCAGCAAAGGGTTCTATAAATGCCCTGTTGAGAAGTCTGTGAGATCTTTGATGAATGTGCCTTTCACTTTGGAGAAATCAGAGCTGGAGGGTGAGTTTATCAAGGAGGCTGCTAAAGAGAAGATGGTGCAGCTCAAGGGACATAGATCAGTGGGAGGTATGAGGGCTTCTATTTACAATGCCATGCCCTTGGCTGGGGTTGAGAAGTTGGTGGCTTTCATGAAGGATTTTCAGGCAAGGCATGCCTAA
- the LOC100779889 gene encoding G2/mitotic-specific cyclin-1 yields MKISDENSSKPINPTSFQGGIECVGNRKMGQNRRALSVINQDLVAEGRPYPCVVNKRALAEKHNVCEKKQADPGHRPITRRFAAQIASTQKNRAEGTKKSNLGNSNSNGFGEHIFVDEEHKSTTDDQPVPMSLEKTEPMHSESDQMEEVEMEDIIEEETVLDIDTCDANNPLAVVDYIEDLYAHYRKLEGTSCVSSDYMAQQSDINERMRAILIDWLIEVHDKFDLLHETLFLTVNLIDRFLAKQTVARKKLQLVGLVAMLLACKYEEVSVPVVGDLILISDKAYTRKEVLEMEKLMVNTLQFNMSVPTAYVFMKRFLKAAQADRKLELLAFFLVELSLVEYEMLKFPPSLLAAAAVYTAQCTIYGFKQWSKTCEWHSNYSEDQLLECSTLMAAFHQKAGNGKLTGVHRKYCSSKFSYTAKCEPARFLLENPL; encoded by the exons ATGAAGATATCTGATGAGAACAGTTCTAAACCAATCAACCCTACAAGTTTTCAAG GAGGGATAGAATGTGTGGGGAACAGAAAGATGGGGCAGAACAGAAGGGCTTTAAGCGTGATCAATCAGGATCTGGTGGCGGAAGGGAGACCTTACCCTTGTGTTGTTAACAAGAGGGCATTGGCAGa AAAACACAATGTTTGTGAGAAGAAGCAGGCGGATCCGGGGCATCGACCCATCACAAG GAGGTTTGCTGCACAAATTGCTAGCACACAGAAAAATCGTGCAGAG GGAACCAAGAAGTCAAACTTGGGGAATTCAAATTCGAATGGATTTGGAGAGCACATATTTGTCGATGAAGAACACAAGTCAACAACGGATGACCAGCCAGTGCCAATGTCTTTAGAGAAGACAGAGCCAATGCATAGTGAATCAGATCAGATG GAGGAAGTTGAGATGGAGGATATAATCGAAGAAGAGACTGTTTTGGACATTGATACCTGTGATGCAAACAACCCTCTTGCAGTCGTAGACTATATTGAAGATCTTTATGCCCACTACAGAAAATTGGAG GGTACTAGCTGTGTCTCGTCGGATTATATGGCACAACAATCTGACATTAATGAAAGGATGAGGGCTATACTGATTGACTGGCTTATTGAG GTGCACGACAAATTTGACCTCTTGCACGAGACATTGTTTCTCACAGTCAATCTTATAGATCGATTTTTGGCAAAGCAGACAGTGGCAAGAAAGAAGCTTCAGTTGGTTGGTCTAGTTGCCATGCTTTTGGCATGCAAGTATGAAGAAGTTTCTGTACCTGTGGTGGGGGATCTAATTCTCATATCAGACAAAGCATACACAAGGAAGGAAGTTCTGGAAATG GAGAAGTTGATGGTGAACACATTGCAGTTCAACATGTCTGTGCCAACAGCATACGTTTTTATGAAAAGGTTCCTAAAGGCAGCTCAAGCAGACAGAAAG CTTGAGTTATTGGCTTTCTTCCTGGTAGAGCTATCTCTTGTGGAATATGAGATGCTGAAGTTCCCTCCATCTTTGCTAGCAGCAGCTGCTGTCTACACAGCCCAATGCACAATTTATGGTTTCAAACAATGGAGCAAAACATGTGAATGGCACTCAAATTACTCAGAAGATCAGCTATT AGAGTGCTCAACATTAATGGCCGCTTTTCATCAGAAGGCTGGAAATGGAAAACTAACTGGGGTACATAGGAAGTACTGCTCATCTAAATTTAGCTATACTGCAAAATGTGAACCAGCACGTTTTCTTCTGGAGAACCCATTGTAG
- the LOC100780421 gene encoding ubiquitin domain-containing protein DSK2a, whose product MGGDDAAAESATTERNAANEVNINIRCSNGSKFSVQIGLDSTVRSFKEAVAHNCDISSDQQRLIYKGRILKDDQPLQSYGLEADHTVHLVRGFSPSNTTGGTNSGGGGGGNTTTANTRGAGANEGGGLGGPGFGASPFPGLGGNNGMGGGGLNGLFGAGFPDLEQMQQPFLSNPNLMRDIMNTPAMQNLINNPDIVRNLIMNNPQMQELMDRNPELAHILNDPSTLRQTLEATRNPEIMREMMRNTDRAMSNIESSPEGFNMLRRMYENVQEPFLNATTMAGNTGNDAAAVRNQSTNPSTTNSEATSPVPNTNPLPNPWSSTGTGGGGQTNTRRSTTTGGDARQPAPTGLGGLGLPDLEGMMGGMPDTAMLTQLMQNPAISQMMQSILSNPQTMNQILGVNNEQRGMPDLNSLREVMQNPEFLRLFSSPETLQQLLSFQQTLLSQLGQQQSAQEPGQTGGGTGPLNNMGLEMLSSMFGGLGAGSLAVPNRSNEPPEQLYATQLSQLQEMGFFDTQENIRALIATSGNVHAAVERLLGNPGQ is encoded by the exons ATGGGAGGTGATGACGCTGCCGCTGAGAGTGCCACCACAGAGCGGAACGCCGCAAACGAAGTCAACATCAACATCCGCTGTTCCAATGGTTCCAAGTTTTCCGTTCAGATTGGCCTCGATTCCACCGTCAGATCCTTCAAGGAGGCGGTTGCTCACAATTGTGATATATCCTCTGATCAACAGCGCCTGATTTACAAGGGTCGGATCCTCAAGGATGATCAACCCCTCCAAAGCTACG GTTTGGAGGCTGATCACACTGTCCATTTGGTTCGTGGTTTTTCTCCTTCTAACACCACTGGTGGGACTAATAGtggtggtggcggtggtggAAATACCACAACTGCCAACACGAGAGGTGCTGGTGCTAATGAGGGTGGGGGTTTAGGAGGGCCAGGATTTGGAGCTTCACCGTTTCCTGGACTTGGTGGTAACAATGGGATGGGGGGCGGTGGCCTCAATGGCTTATTTGGAGCGGGCTTTCCGGATCTTGAACAAATGCAGCAACCATTTTTGTCAAATCCCAATTTAATGAGAGATATAATGAACACACCTGCTATGcagaatttaataaataatccaGACATAGTGCGGAATCTTATAATGAATAACCCGCAGATGCAAGAGCTAATGGATAGGAACCCTGAGCTGGCACACATACTTAATGATCCCAGCACTCTTCGTCAGACACTCGAAGCTACAAGGAACCCTGAGATCATGCGCGAAATGATGAGGAATACAGACAGAGCAATGAGCAACATTGAATCTTCTCCTGAGGGATTTAACATGCTGAGACGCATGTATGAAAATGTTCAAGAACCATTTTTGAATGCCACTACAATGGCTGGTAACACTGGAAATGATGCTGCAGCAGTCAGGAACCAATCCACTAATCCCTCAACTACTAATTCTGAAGCAACTTCCCCTGTACCCAATACGAACCCACTTCCTAATCCGTGGTCCTCAACTGGAA CTGGAGGAGGAGGCCAAACTAACACCAGAAGGTCAACTACTACTGGTGGGGACGCCCGACAGCCGGCACCCACTGGCCTAGGAGGGCTTGGACTGCCAGATCTTGAAGGCATGATGGGTGGGATGCCAGATACTGCTATGTTGACCCAGTTAATGCAAAACCCAGCCATTTCACAAATGATGCAAAGTATCCTTTCCAATCCACAGACCATGAATCAG ATTCTTGGGGTCAATAATGAGCAGCGTGGCATGCCTGATTTAAATTCTCTAAGGGAGGTGATGCAAAACCCAGAGTTTCTACGCCTGTTTTCCTCACCTGAGACACTGCAG CAACTCTTGTCTTTCCAGCAAACTCTTCTGTCTCAGCTTGGTCAGCAACAATCAGCACA GGAACCAGGTCAAACAGGTGGAGGCACTG GACCATTGAACAACATGGGGCTGGAGATGTTATCAAGCATGTTTGGTGGACTTGGAGCTGGTAGCCTGGCTGTTCCTAACAGATCAAATG AGCCACCGGAGCAATTGTATGCCACCCAACTTTCTCAGCTTCAAGAGATGGGGTTCTTTGACACGCAAGAGAACATAAGGGCTCTTATTGCTACATCAGGGAACGTACATGCAGCAGTTGAGCGGCTTTTGGGGAACCCCGGACAGTAG